A window of Strigops habroptila isolate Jane chromosome 5, bStrHab1.2.pri, whole genome shotgun sequence contains these coding sequences:
- the SEMA4G gene encoding semaphorin-4G isoform X1, which produces MSRGTAHLLMALFMAVTAVIGYPSRRSATDLDATPRTTVTFEELLGVRRFRARTLNYSTLLLEDDRGILYVGARGAIFALNSSDVADGSHRTIQWEASPEKQMDCLQKGKNNKTECFNHVRFLQRLNSTHLYACGTYAFHPLCAAIDANRFTLPSHFEEGKEKCPYDPARGYTGLIVDGGLYTATRYEFRSLPDIRRNLHQRPLKTEESPLHWLNDAEFVASVLVRESKDSPVGDDDKIYYFFTEWAGEETTSFFDKSQVARVARVARVCKSDVGGKKILQRKWTSFMKARLVCYIPYYEVLRSVCSLDGGSWVSTVFYAAFTLSAQWRTMEASAVCRYSISAVQRVFEGPYMEYQDSARKWSRYDGAVPEPRPGSCITDHSRRKGYNSSQDLPNSVLDFVKLHPLMFEEVKPAGGEPLLVKKSVVYSQLAVDRVRALDGRSYDVLFMGTGDGWIHKAVVVGSGIHIVEEVQVFRDPQPVESLVISHAQRSLYVGGASGILQVPLASCARYTSCYDCILARDPYCAWDGRSCCATATTDSAGLVQDVQSGNEGCRSSSGRVRVPTGSLPWKNRTVLQGDDVLLPCDQRSNLARAIWLLNGSEALGTGQDRLRVGVDGLLVTDTLPQHSGEYRCYGEERGLRTLLAAYSLTVLPELPRSPTTTSQPHAASQAASDVKVAYVSAIVALVVLCAVLSTVLLYVSCLEKRKGKYVLGEPRPASVELQTVSANCLRKSHREQEEEEEELAYPDGCLRIIPGEAPTAATSPVKELPAAVPPLPPPLPAELTNGVGTLPNVLRKMNGNSYMLLQQQEEPLASPLYSASFTEELSKILEKRKHTQLVEKLDESSV; this is translated from the exons CCTCAACTACAgcaccctgctgctggaggacGACCGGGGCATCCTCTACGTGGGTGCCAGGGGAGCCATCTTCGCCCTCAACTCCAGCGACGTGGCCGACGGCTCCCACCGCACG ATCCAGTGGGAAGCCTCCCCGGAGAAGCAGATGGACTGCCTGCAGAAGGGCAAAAACAACAAG ACCGAGTGCTTCAACCACGTGCGGTTTCTGCAGAGGCTGAACAGCACCCACCTCTATGCCTGCGGGACCTACGCCTTCCACCCGCTCTGCGCTGCCATC GATGCCAACAGATTTACGTTGCCATCACACTTTGAGGAGGGCAAGGAGAAGTGCCCATACGACCCTGCCCGTGGCTACACCGGTCTCATTGTAG ATGGTGGGTTGTACACGGCCACACGCTACGAGTTTCGGAGCCTCCCTGACATCCGGAGGAACCTGCACCAGCGGCCACTGAAGACAGAGGAGTCCCCACTGCACTGGCTGAATG ATGCTGAGTTCGTGGCCTCAGTGCTGGTCCGGGAGAGCAAGGACAGCCCTGTGGGTGATGATGACAAAATCTACTACTTCTTCACGGAGTGGGCAGGCGAGGAGACCACATCCTTCTTCGACAAGAGCCAGGTGGCCCGAGTGGCCCGGGTGGCCCGTGTCTGTAAG AGCGACGTGGGGGGGAAGAAGATCCTGCAGCGCAAGTGGACATCCTTCATGAAGGCACGCCTGGTCTGCTACATCCCCTACTACGAGGTGCTGCGCAGCGTCTGCAGCCTGGATGGAGGCAGCTGGGTCAGCACTGTCTTCTATGCCGCCTTCACGCTCTCAGCACAGTG GAGGACCATGGAGGCCTCAGCCGTGTGCCGCTACAGCATCTCGGCGGTGCAGCGTGTCTTCGAGGGCCCCTACATGGAGTACCAGGACTCAGCTCGCAAGTGGTCCCGCTATGACGGTGCAGTGCCTGAGCCCCGGCCTGGCTCC TGCATCACGGACCACTCCCGCAGGAAGGGCTACAACTCCTCACAGGACCTGCCCAACAGCGTCCTTGACTTTGTGAAGCTGCACCCACTGATGTTCGAGGAGGTGAAGCCGGCTGGCGGGGAGCCACTGCTGGTGAAGAAGAGCGTGGTGTACAGCCAGCTGGCCGTGGACAGGGTGCGGGCCCTCGACGGCCGCTCCTACGATGTGCTGTTCATGGGGACGG ggGACGGCTGGATCCACAAGGCTGTGGTGGTGGGCTCCGGCATCCACATTGTGGAGGAGGTGCAGGTGTTTAGGGACCCGCAGCCCGTGGAGAGCCTGGTGATCTCCCATGCCCAG AGGAGCCTGTACGTGGGGGGAGCCAGCGGGATCCTGCAGGTGCCCCTGGCCTCCTGCGCCAGGTACACCTCCTGCTATGACTGCATCCTCGCCCGGGACCCCTACTGCGCCTGGGATGGCAGGTCCTGCTGCGCCACCGCCACTACAGACAG CGCAGGGCTGGTGCAGGACGTTCAGAGTGGCAACGAGGGATGCCGGAGCAGCTCTGGGCGGG TGCGTGTCCCCACAGGCTCTCTGCCGTGGAAGAACCGGACAGTGCTGCAGGGGGACGACGTGCTGCTGCCCTGCGACCAGCGCTCCAACCTGGCACGAGCCATCTGGCTGCTGAACGGCAGCGAGGCGCTGGGCACGGGGCAGGACCGGCTGCGTGTTGGAGTGGACGGGCTGCTGGTGACAGACACGCTGCCCCAGCACAGCGGCGAGTACCGCTGCTACGGCGAGGAGCGGGGTCTCCGGACGCTGCTGGCTGCCTACAGCCTCACCGTGCTGCCCGAGCTGCCCCGCAGCCCCACAACCACCTCACAGCCCCACGCTGCCAGCCAGGCAGCCAGCGACGTGAAGGTGGCTTATGTCTCTGCCATCGTCGCCTTGGTGGTGCTGTGCGCTGTGCTCAGCACCGTCCTCCTCTACGTGTCCTGCCTGGAGAAGCGCAAGGGCAAGTACGTGCTGGGGGAGCCGCGGCCAGCCAGTGTGGAGCTGCAGACCGTCTCGGCGAACTGCCTGCGCAAGAGCCACCgggaacaggaggaggaggaggaagagctcGCCTACCCCGATGGCTGCCTGCGGATCATCCCTGGCGAGGCACCCACGGCTGCCACGTCCCCGGTGAAGGAGCTGCCGGCTGCCGTgcccccgctgccgccgccgctgccggccGAGCTCACCAACGGCGTGGGGACTCTGCCCAACGTGCTCCGCAAGATGAACGGCAACAGCtacatgctgctgcagcagcaggaggagccGCTGGCATCGCCGCTCTACAGCGCGTCCTTCACCGAGGAGCTCAGCAAGATCCTGGAGAAGCGGAAACACACGCAGCTGGTGGAGAAGCTGGACGAGAGCTCCGTGTAG
- the SEMA4G gene encoding semaphorin-4G isoform X2, with protein MSRGTAHLLMALFMAVTAVIGYPSRRSATDLDATPRTTVTFEELLGVRRFRARTLNYSTLLLEDDRGILYVGARGAIFALNSSDVADGSHRTIQWEASPEKQMDCLQKGKNNKTECFNHVRFLQRLNSTHLYACGTYAFHPLCAAIDANRFTLPSHFEEGKEKCPYDPARGYTGLIVDGGLYTATRYEFRSLPDIRRNLHQRPLKTEESPLHWLNDAEFVASVLVRESKDSPVGDDDKIYYFFTEWAGEETTSFFDKSQVARVARVARVCKSDVGGKKILQRKWTSFMKARLVCYIPYYEVLRSVCSLDGGSWVSTVFYAAFTLSAQWRTMEASAVCRYSISAVQRVFEGPYMEYQDSARKWSRYDGAVPEPRPGSCITDHSRRKGYNSSQDLPNSVLDFVKLHPLMFEEVKPAGGEPLLVKKSVVYSQLAVDRVRALDGRSYDVLFMGTGDGWIHKAVVVGSGIHIVEEVQVFRDPQPVESLVISHAQRSLYVGGASGILQVPLASCARYTSCYDCILARDPYCAWDGRSCCATATTDSAGLVQDVQSGNEGCRSSSGRGSLPWKNRTVLQGDDVLLPCDQRSNLARAIWLLNGSEALGTGQDRLRVGVDGLLVTDTLPQHSGEYRCYGEERGLRTLLAAYSLTVLPELPRSPTTTSQPHAASQAASDVKVAYVSAIVALVVLCAVLSTVLLYVSCLEKRKGKYVLGEPRPASVELQTVSANCLRKSHREQEEEEEELAYPDGCLRIIPGEAPTAATSPVKELPAAVPPLPPPLPAELTNGVGTLPNVLRKMNGNSYMLLQQQEEPLASPLYSASFTEELSKILEKRKHTQLVEKLDESSV; from the exons CCTCAACTACAgcaccctgctgctggaggacGACCGGGGCATCCTCTACGTGGGTGCCAGGGGAGCCATCTTCGCCCTCAACTCCAGCGACGTGGCCGACGGCTCCCACCGCACG ATCCAGTGGGAAGCCTCCCCGGAGAAGCAGATGGACTGCCTGCAGAAGGGCAAAAACAACAAG ACCGAGTGCTTCAACCACGTGCGGTTTCTGCAGAGGCTGAACAGCACCCACCTCTATGCCTGCGGGACCTACGCCTTCCACCCGCTCTGCGCTGCCATC GATGCCAACAGATTTACGTTGCCATCACACTTTGAGGAGGGCAAGGAGAAGTGCCCATACGACCCTGCCCGTGGCTACACCGGTCTCATTGTAG ATGGTGGGTTGTACACGGCCACACGCTACGAGTTTCGGAGCCTCCCTGACATCCGGAGGAACCTGCACCAGCGGCCACTGAAGACAGAGGAGTCCCCACTGCACTGGCTGAATG ATGCTGAGTTCGTGGCCTCAGTGCTGGTCCGGGAGAGCAAGGACAGCCCTGTGGGTGATGATGACAAAATCTACTACTTCTTCACGGAGTGGGCAGGCGAGGAGACCACATCCTTCTTCGACAAGAGCCAGGTGGCCCGAGTGGCCCGGGTGGCCCGTGTCTGTAAG AGCGACGTGGGGGGGAAGAAGATCCTGCAGCGCAAGTGGACATCCTTCATGAAGGCACGCCTGGTCTGCTACATCCCCTACTACGAGGTGCTGCGCAGCGTCTGCAGCCTGGATGGAGGCAGCTGGGTCAGCACTGTCTTCTATGCCGCCTTCACGCTCTCAGCACAGTG GAGGACCATGGAGGCCTCAGCCGTGTGCCGCTACAGCATCTCGGCGGTGCAGCGTGTCTTCGAGGGCCCCTACATGGAGTACCAGGACTCAGCTCGCAAGTGGTCCCGCTATGACGGTGCAGTGCCTGAGCCCCGGCCTGGCTCC TGCATCACGGACCACTCCCGCAGGAAGGGCTACAACTCCTCACAGGACCTGCCCAACAGCGTCCTTGACTTTGTGAAGCTGCACCCACTGATGTTCGAGGAGGTGAAGCCGGCTGGCGGGGAGCCACTGCTGGTGAAGAAGAGCGTGGTGTACAGCCAGCTGGCCGTGGACAGGGTGCGGGCCCTCGACGGCCGCTCCTACGATGTGCTGTTCATGGGGACGG ggGACGGCTGGATCCACAAGGCTGTGGTGGTGGGCTCCGGCATCCACATTGTGGAGGAGGTGCAGGTGTTTAGGGACCCGCAGCCCGTGGAGAGCCTGGTGATCTCCCATGCCCAG AGGAGCCTGTACGTGGGGGGAGCCAGCGGGATCCTGCAGGTGCCCCTGGCCTCCTGCGCCAGGTACACCTCCTGCTATGACTGCATCCTCGCCCGGGACCCCTACTGCGCCTGGGATGGCAGGTCCTGCTGCGCCACCGCCACTACAGACAG CGCAGGGCTGGTGCAGGACGTTCAGAGTGGCAACGAGGGATGCCGGAGCAGCTCTGGGCGGG GCTCTCTGCCGTGGAAGAACCGGACAGTGCTGCAGGGGGACGACGTGCTGCTGCCCTGCGACCAGCGCTCCAACCTGGCACGAGCCATCTGGCTGCTGAACGGCAGCGAGGCGCTGGGCACGGGGCAGGACCGGCTGCGTGTTGGAGTGGACGGGCTGCTGGTGACAGACACGCTGCCCCAGCACAGCGGCGAGTACCGCTGCTACGGCGAGGAGCGGGGTCTCCGGACGCTGCTGGCTGCCTACAGCCTCACCGTGCTGCCCGAGCTGCCCCGCAGCCCCACAACCACCTCACAGCCCCACGCTGCCAGCCAGGCAGCCAGCGACGTGAAGGTGGCTTATGTCTCTGCCATCGTCGCCTTGGTGGTGCTGTGCGCTGTGCTCAGCACCGTCCTCCTCTACGTGTCCTGCCTGGAGAAGCGCAAGGGCAAGTACGTGCTGGGGGAGCCGCGGCCAGCCAGTGTGGAGCTGCAGACCGTCTCGGCGAACTGCCTGCGCAAGAGCCACCgggaacaggaggaggaggaggaagagctcGCCTACCCCGATGGCTGCCTGCGGATCATCCCTGGCGAGGCACCCACGGCTGCCACGTCCCCGGTGAAGGAGCTGCCGGCTGCCGTgcccccgctgccgccgccgctgccggccGAGCTCACCAACGGCGTGGGGACTCTGCCCAACGTGCTCCGCAAGATGAACGGCAACAGCtacatgctgctgcagcagcaggaggagccGCTGGCATCGCCGCTCTACAGCGCGTCCTTCACCGAGGAGCTCAGCAAGATCCTGGAGAAGCGGAAACACACGCAGCTGGTGGAGAAGCTGGACGAGAGCTCCGTGTAG
- the SEMA4G gene encoding semaphorin-4G isoform X3, with translation MPPPGQQSPLRIQWEASPEKQMDCLQKGKNNKTECFNHVRFLQRLNSTHLYACGTYAFHPLCAAIDANRFTLPSHFEEGKEKCPYDPARGYTGLIVDGGLYTATRYEFRSLPDIRRNLHQRPLKTEESPLHWLNDAEFVASVLVRESKDSPVGDDDKIYYFFTEWAGEETTSFFDKSQVARVARVARVCKSDVGGKKILQRKWTSFMKARLVCYIPYYEVLRSVCSLDGGSWVSTVFYAAFTLSAQWRTMEASAVCRYSISAVQRVFEGPYMEYQDSARKWSRYDGAVPEPRPGSCITDHSRRKGYNSSQDLPNSVLDFVKLHPLMFEEVKPAGGEPLLVKKSVVYSQLAVDRVRALDGRSYDVLFMGTGDGWIHKAVVVGSGIHIVEEVQVFRDPQPVESLVISHAQRSLYVGGASGILQVPLASCARYTSCYDCILARDPYCAWDGRSCCATATTDSAGLVQDVQSGNEGCRSSSGRVRVPTGSLPWKNRTVLQGDDVLLPCDQRSNLARAIWLLNGSEALGTGQDRLRVGVDGLLVTDTLPQHSGEYRCYGEERGLRTLLAAYSLTVLPELPRSPTTTSQPHAASQAASDVKVAYVSAIVALVVLCAVLSTVLLYVSCLEKRKGKYVLGEPRPASVELQTVSANCLRKSHREQEEEEEELAYPDGCLRIIPGEAPTAATSPVKELPAAVPPLPPPLPAELTNGVGTLPNVLRKMNGNSYMLLQQQEEPLASPLYSASFTEELSKILEKRKHTQLVEKLDESSV, from the exons ATCCAGTGGGAAGCCTCCCCGGAGAAGCAGATGGACTGCCTGCAGAAGGGCAAAAACAACAAG ACCGAGTGCTTCAACCACGTGCGGTTTCTGCAGAGGCTGAACAGCACCCACCTCTATGCCTGCGGGACCTACGCCTTCCACCCGCTCTGCGCTGCCATC GATGCCAACAGATTTACGTTGCCATCACACTTTGAGGAGGGCAAGGAGAAGTGCCCATACGACCCTGCCCGTGGCTACACCGGTCTCATTGTAG ATGGTGGGTTGTACACGGCCACACGCTACGAGTTTCGGAGCCTCCCTGACATCCGGAGGAACCTGCACCAGCGGCCACTGAAGACAGAGGAGTCCCCACTGCACTGGCTGAATG ATGCTGAGTTCGTGGCCTCAGTGCTGGTCCGGGAGAGCAAGGACAGCCCTGTGGGTGATGATGACAAAATCTACTACTTCTTCACGGAGTGGGCAGGCGAGGAGACCACATCCTTCTTCGACAAGAGCCAGGTGGCCCGAGTGGCCCGGGTGGCCCGTGTCTGTAAG AGCGACGTGGGGGGGAAGAAGATCCTGCAGCGCAAGTGGACATCCTTCATGAAGGCACGCCTGGTCTGCTACATCCCCTACTACGAGGTGCTGCGCAGCGTCTGCAGCCTGGATGGAGGCAGCTGGGTCAGCACTGTCTTCTATGCCGCCTTCACGCTCTCAGCACAGTG GAGGACCATGGAGGCCTCAGCCGTGTGCCGCTACAGCATCTCGGCGGTGCAGCGTGTCTTCGAGGGCCCCTACATGGAGTACCAGGACTCAGCTCGCAAGTGGTCCCGCTATGACGGTGCAGTGCCTGAGCCCCGGCCTGGCTCC TGCATCACGGACCACTCCCGCAGGAAGGGCTACAACTCCTCACAGGACCTGCCCAACAGCGTCCTTGACTTTGTGAAGCTGCACCCACTGATGTTCGAGGAGGTGAAGCCGGCTGGCGGGGAGCCACTGCTGGTGAAGAAGAGCGTGGTGTACAGCCAGCTGGCCGTGGACAGGGTGCGGGCCCTCGACGGCCGCTCCTACGATGTGCTGTTCATGGGGACGG ggGACGGCTGGATCCACAAGGCTGTGGTGGTGGGCTCCGGCATCCACATTGTGGAGGAGGTGCAGGTGTTTAGGGACCCGCAGCCCGTGGAGAGCCTGGTGATCTCCCATGCCCAG AGGAGCCTGTACGTGGGGGGAGCCAGCGGGATCCTGCAGGTGCCCCTGGCCTCCTGCGCCAGGTACACCTCCTGCTATGACTGCATCCTCGCCCGGGACCCCTACTGCGCCTGGGATGGCAGGTCCTGCTGCGCCACCGCCACTACAGACAG CGCAGGGCTGGTGCAGGACGTTCAGAGTGGCAACGAGGGATGCCGGAGCAGCTCTGGGCGGG TGCGTGTCCCCACAGGCTCTCTGCCGTGGAAGAACCGGACAGTGCTGCAGGGGGACGACGTGCTGCTGCCCTGCGACCAGCGCTCCAACCTGGCACGAGCCATCTGGCTGCTGAACGGCAGCGAGGCGCTGGGCACGGGGCAGGACCGGCTGCGTGTTGGAGTGGACGGGCTGCTGGTGACAGACACGCTGCCCCAGCACAGCGGCGAGTACCGCTGCTACGGCGAGGAGCGGGGTCTCCGGACGCTGCTGGCTGCCTACAGCCTCACCGTGCTGCCCGAGCTGCCCCGCAGCCCCACAACCACCTCACAGCCCCACGCTGCCAGCCAGGCAGCCAGCGACGTGAAGGTGGCTTATGTCTCTGCCATCGTCGCCTTGGTGGTGCTGTGCGCTGTGCTCAGCACCGTCCTCCTCTACGTGTCCTGCCTGGAGAAGCGCAAGGGCAAGTACGTGCTGGGGGAGCCGCGGCCAGCCAGTGTGGAGCTGCAGACCGTCTCGGCGAACTGCCTGCGCAAGAGCCACCgggaacaggaggaggaggaggaagagctcGCCTACCCCGATGGCTGCCTGCGGATCATCCCTGGCGAGGCACCCACGGCTGCCACGTCCCCGGTGAAGGAGCTGCCGGCTGCCGTgcccccgctgccgccgccgctgccggccGAGCTCACCAACGGCGTGGGGACTCTGCCCAACGTGCTCCGCAAGATGAACGGCAACAGCtacatgctgctgcagcagcaggaggagccGCTGGCATCGCCGCTCTACAGCGCGTCCTTCACCGAGGAGCTCAGCAAGATCCTGGAGAAGCGGAAACACACGCAGCTGGTGGAGAAGCTGGACGAGAGCTCCGTGTAG